The window GGGTTTTGCTTGCCTTCCAGATCGGCACAAGGTTGTCTCTAGGTCCTATCGGATATGGGAGACGACCGAGGTGGCGACTGGAACGGTGAAGTGGTTCAACGCGACAAAGGGCTATGAATTCATTCAGCCCGATAACGGCAGCGCGGATGTGTTCGTGCACATCTCCGCGGTCGAAAAAGCTGGGGCTCAGCGCACTCAATGAGGGTGCAAAGGTGAGCTATGAGGAAGTGCCCAACGAGGGGAAGACTTCGGCGGAGAATTTGAGGGTCGCGGGGGATTCGCCTTTACCATCGTGGAAACGGCACCGCGTCAGTGGTATATCAGGGCATGGCAAATGGTCAGGTCGTCCTCGTAACAACTGAACCGTTAGCAGGCGGTTCGCCTGTTCGCTCGGTCTACTATGTGGCTGAACAGGATCCGGCAAAGGCAAAGGCAATTGTCGGTGCAATGATGGCCCCGAATGAAAGGGTCGAAGCTTGGGGACCGCTTCCGGAAGTAGCTGTCAAAGCTCTCGGATTGAAGCCCGGCGACTTCACGCACGGATAACTGGCATCAAGTAAGACCAGCATCTGGCAGCCGATCCAGGCTAAAACTGCTTTCTAGCAAAGTTGCTTATGTGCGGCGCCGCCAGCTCCGCACATTTTTTCTAAAGTCTCGTCCCCAATTTTCTAAAGTCTCGTCCCAAAGCGGCGGTTCGATACCGCGATCCTGCCGCATCGATGGTCAGGAGATTTGGGACGTCGACGAGTTGCGTGCAGGTTCAACGGGTCAGTGAAGAGGAATTGCAGCTGGCGGATGGAAGGCCTATGTTGGCCTTATAATGACGCAACCGCCCATCGTACGGCGAGATGTGCAGGAAGACATCACGGTGGACGGTTTGCGTATTGCAACGGAGGTCACGTCATGTCCATTGCACCCACGCTCCAAAAATATCTAGCCGCCGAAAACATCCAATACGAGGAGATCCGGCACGAACTCAGCATGACGTCCGCTCGCACGGCTGAGGCGTCCCACATCTCGGGCGATCGCCTCGCCAAGGGCATCGTGTTGCGGCGCGACGGCGAATATATGCTGGCCGTCATGCCCGCATCGCATCACCTCCGCCTGTCGGAACTGAGGACGCAACTCGGTGACGATGTCGACATGGCCAATGAAGCCGAGATCAATCAGCTGTTCCGCGACTGCGCGCACGGTGCAGTTCCTGCCGTTGGCAAATGCTACGGACTGGATATCATCGTCGACTATAGCATCGAGGCACAGCCAGAGATCTATATGGAAGCCGGCGATCACGAGACGCTGCTTCATCTAAGTCATGCGCAGTTTGCGCGCCTGACGGCCAACGCGCCTCATGGGCACTTTAGCGCGCACGACTGAGGATATTCGGTCGTCTCTGCCGCGCTGGGGCATATTGGTCGGACAATCCGCGGCAACCGTCGCGCGGTCCCGAACGGGGAGATCATATTGCTGCTTGACTGTTCATGCGGCGGTGCGACGCCTCCTTACGTCTCATGCCCTCCATCGAAATCGTCTTCGAAACGCAAATGCTTAACGCTGCGGTTTGTCGGCCGAGCCGGATGTTGATAGGACAAGTTCCAGTGCCATCCGGCGAGAGATTTCTGATTGGATCGGAGCCACGCCGGTCCATTGTCTCGTTGTCAACATACCCCATCCGTGGGATAATTATTGTTAGCTAATGTCAGCGGGAGTTCGTCTCAACCGTCTTGACCGGCACACAACCTCCCGCTGAACGATCAGACAATGGGAGGTAAACATGTCATCCCATGCATCTCGTCGCTACGGCATGTCGCGCCGCGACGCCATCAAGACCGCTGTGGGTGCAGCCGCGGCCGCCGGACCATTCTTTCATGTTATGCCGGCTCGCGCAGCCAAGACACTGAAGATCCTGCAATGGAGTCACTTCGTCCCCGGCTACGACAAGTGGTTCAACAACACTTATACCAAGGAATGGGGCGCCAAGAACGGCACCGAGGTGATCGTCGACAAC is drawn from Bradyrhizobium lablabi and contains these coding sequences:
- a CDS encoding aminoacyl-tRNA deacylase, producing the protein MSIAPTLQKYLAAENIQYEEIRHELSMTSARTAEASHISGDRLAKGIVLRRDGEYMLAVMPASHHLRLSELRTQLGDDVDMANEAEINQLFRDCAHGAVPAVGKCYGLDIIVDYSIEAQPEIYMEAGDHETLLHLSHAQFARLTANAPHGHFSAHD